The Zonotrichia leucophrys gambelii isolate GWCS_2022_RI chromosome 20, RI_Zleu_2.0, whole genome shotgun sequence genome contains a region encoding:
- the SALL4 gene encoding sal-like protein 4 isoform X2 — protein MSSKRCRTEETKICEKCCAEFFVLSEFLEHKKNCTKNPPVLIMNDSEGAVPPESFPEAPLGPFPSDRMDGRARKDIQAKGCAASVEKREGKMDAEPVGGMYLKIEPPLTPAAPGLSYLPKPKVPNTNVTLQTIRGTKVAVNQRTSDAISSSAAGFNAIPMILEQLVCLQQQQLQQIQLTEQIRIQIAMMAPHALHPSIAAAADPLKALGAHMSQQLSAAVALIGQKAGSQSLSLESLKQGKLPHSNTGIAAASSLAAGLSSSFPLKPEGSRGLPGSISQFPNPLLPQSSGSVIFQNPLSAVSSVMDSSKKGKGKPPNISVSESKPNTEEPFFKHKCKFCGKVFGNDSALQIHLRSHTGERPYKCNICGNRFTTKGNLKVHFQRHKDKYPHIKMNPYPVPEHLDNVPTSTGIPYGMSVPLDESNLIVDSKPLLTTLPTSAASGTPQAISSLAGIKEALPGTFSSELQSRPSPESEGGSSSSGAVGHESGTEQSLSSPQAACSVSIFHVGGSNEQGSETSKLQQLVENIDKSTSDPNECLICHRVLSCQSSLKMHYRTHTGERPFKCKICGRAFSTKGNLKTHYGVHRANTPLKMQHSCPICQKKFTNAVVLQQHIRMHMGGQIPNTPMPEPPCDTEGDPALPEKNGDIGRPEEIVESIDMEDDMDSQDGPRSSSKPPTPYDAQSESPAAAASFSGAAALESQMKMVGSSLSLQRQSSLKSSDNGSAESDGMTNDSSSVVGDADYQNGRSPAASEAASLQAPSPANSQAESVRSKSPAFTSQEDSGTGSKAEGAENAPAEVEGVVGALDLTYGNIGRKVIKEEPGLHFANGEYGRSSIPAAFVRAPPALIKMELPSDRPLSTGPFIGPPALSPGVAPLLVPRPKFCRPAKQHICTTCGKNFSSASALQIHERTHTGEKPFACTICGRAFTTKGNLKVHVGTHMWNNSARRGRRLSIDNPMALLGNDPKKVSEMFPKEMVAPSVSIDPAVWNQYAAVLSNGLAVKANEISVIQSGALPALPVPLPGGSPLNSAPAAKAEPAQAGAAEAEKAGAAAADSVPKHQFPLFLEENKIAVS, from the exons ATGAGTTCCAAAAGGTGCCGCACGGAGGAAACCAAAATCTGCGAGAAATGCTGTGCAGAATTCTTTGTTCTCTCTGAATTCCTTGAGCATAAGAAAAATTGCACTAAAAACCCGCCTGTTCTGATCATGAACGACAGCGAGGGAGCGGTGCCCCCTGAGAGCTTCCCCGAGGCTCCTCTGGGGCCCTTCCCGAGCGACCGCATGGACGGCAGGGCGCGCAAGGACATTCAGGCCAAGGGCTGCGCTGCCTCCgtggaaaagagagaaggaaaaatggatGCTGAGCCGGTGGGAGGAATGTACCTTAAAATAGAGCCCCCCCTGACGCCTGCGGCCCCCGGCCTGAGCTATCTACCAAAACCCAAGGTACCGAACACTAACGTGACCCTGCAGACCATCCGTGGCACTAAGGTGGCCGTGAACCAGCGGACGTCGGACGCCATCTCCTCCTCGGCGGCCGGGTTCAACGCCATCCCCAtgatcctggagcagctggtgtgcctgcagcagcagcagctccagcagatccaGCTGACGGAGCAGATCCGCATCCAGATCGCCATGATGGCTCCCCACGCCCTGCACCCCTCCATcgcagctgctgctgacccGCTCAAGGCTCTGGGTGCCCACATGTCCCAGCAGCTCTCGGCTGCCGTGGCTTTAATCGGACAGAAGGCTGGGAGCCAGAGCCTATCCCTGGAATCCTTGAAGCAAGGAAAACTACCTCATTCTAACACTGGCATTGCGGCCGCCAGCTCGCTGGCTGCTgggctctcctcctccttccccctgaAGCCAGAGGGGAGCCGCGGCCTGCCCGGCTCCATCTCTCAGTTCCCAAATCCTCTGCTACCTCAGTCCTCCGGCTCGGTCATCTTCCAGAACCCGCTTTCGGCCGTCTCGTCCGTGATGGATTCCTCAAAGAAGGGCAAGGGGAAACCGCCCAACATCAGCGTGTCTGAAAGCAAACCCAACACGGAGGAGCCGTTCTTCAAACACAAGTGTAAATTCTGTGGGAAGGTCTTTGGCAACGACAGTGCCCTGCAGATCCACCTCCGCTCCCACACCGGGGAAAGGCCCTATAAGTGTAACATCTGTGGGAACCGCTTCACCACCAAAGGAAACCTCAAAGTGCATTTTCAGCGTCACAAAGACAAGTACCCCCACATAAAGATGAATCCTTACCCAGTTCCTGAGCACCTGGACAATGTCCCTACCAGCACTGGAATTCCGTACGGGATGTCTGTGCCGCTGGATGAATCCAACCTGATTGTGGACAGCAAACCTCTCCTAACAACTCTGCCTACCTCTGCGGCCAGCGGCACACCTCAGGCCATCTCCAGCCTGGCGGGCATCAAGGAGGCTCTGCCTGGTACGTTCTCCAGTGAGCTGCAGTCGAGGCCCTCTCCCGAAAGCGAGGGTGGCTCCTCCTCGTCGGGGGCGGTCGGCCACGAGTCGGGGACGGAGCAGAGCTTGAGCTCACCACAAGCTGCCTGCAGCGTGAGCATCTTCCACGTAGGTGGGTCAAACGAGCAAGGCTCAGAGACATCCAAGCTCCAGCAGCTCGTTGAAAATATCGACAAGTCCACTTCTGACCCCAACGAGTGCCTGATCTGCCACAGAGTGCTGAGCTGCCAGAGCTCGCTGAAGATGCATTACCGCAcccacaccggggagaggccgTTCAAGTGCAAGATCTGTGGCCGTGCCTTCTCCACTAAAGGCAACCTCAAAACCCACTATGGTGTCCACCGGGCCAACACCCCCTTGAAGATGCAGCACTCGTGTCCCATTTGCCAGAAGAAGTTTACGAACGCcgtggtgctgcagcagcacatccgCATGCACATGGGCGGGCAGATCCCCAACACCCCCATGCCAGAGCCCCCCTGCGACACCGAGGGGGATCCTGCCCTGCCCGAGAAGAACGGAGACATCGGGCGCCCGGAGGAGATCGTGGAAAGCATAGACATGGAAGACGACATGGACTCTCAGGATGGCCCCAGGAGCTCCTCCAAACCTCCCACTCCCTATGATGCACAATCAGAGTcgcctgctgcagctgcctccttcTCTGGGGCTGCAGCGCTGGAGAGCCAGATGAAGATGGTGGGCTCCTCGCTGAGCTTGCAGCGGCAGAGCAGTCTGAAGTCCAGCGACAACGGCTCGGCAGAGAGCGATGGCATGACCAACGACTCGTCCTCGGTGGTGGGCGATGCCGACTACCAGAAcggccgcagccccgccgccTCCGAGGCCGCCTCGCTGCAGGCACCGTCCCCAGCCAACAGCCAGGCTGAGAGCGTCAGGTCCAAGTCACCTGCCTTCACCAGCCAGGAGGATTCGGGCACGGGGAGTAAAGCTGAGGGCGCTGAGAACGCTCCTGCAGAAGTGGAAGGGGTTGTGGGAGCTTTGGATTTAACGTACGGCAACATCGGGCGGAAGGTCATCAAGGAGGAGCCTGGGCTACACTTTGCTAATGGAGAATATG GTCGCAGCAGTATCCCAGCTGCGTTTGTCAGAGCCCCACCAGCCCTGATAAAAATGGAGCTGCCCAGCGATCGCCCCCTCAGCACCGGCCCCTTCATCGgccccccagctctgtcccccgGGGTCGCCCCTCTGCTGGTGCCGCGCCCCAAGTTCTGCCGTCCTGCCAAACAGCACATCTGCACTACCTGTGGCAAGAACTTCTCCTCTGCCAGCGCCCTGCAGATCCACGAGCGCACCCACACCGGGGAGAAGCCCTTTGCCTGCACCATCTGTGGGAGAGCCTTCACCACCAAGGGCAACCTGAAG GTCCACGTAGGAACCCACATGTGGAACAACTCAGCCAGGCGGGGCAGGCGCCTGTCCATCGACAACCCCATGGCCCTGCTGGGCAACGACCCCAAGAAGGTGTCGGAGATGTTCCCCAAGGAGATGGTGGCGCCCTCGGTGAGCATCGACCCCGCCGTGTGGAACCAGTACGCGGCCGTGCTCAGCAACGGGCTGGCCGTGAAGGCCAACGAGATCTCGGTGATCCAGAGCGGGGccctgcccgccctgcccgTGCCCCTGCCCGGGGGCTCGCCCCTGAACTCTGCCCCGGCCGCCAAGGCAGAGCCGGCCCAGGCTGGCGCTGCCGAGGCGGAGAAGGCgggcgctgctgctgcagacagtgtGCCAAAACACCAGTTCCCTCTCTTCCTGGAGGAGAACAAAATCGCCGTCAGCTAA
- the SALL4 gene encoding sal-like protein 4 isoform X1: MSRRKQAKPQHINSEEQPPDAASGSPQDVPGDRDGEMSSKRCRTEETKICEKCCAEFFVLSEFLEHKKNCTKNPPVLIMNDSEGAVPPESFPEAPLGPFPSDRMDGRARKDIQAKGCAASVEKREGKMDAEPVGGMYLKIEPPLTPAAPGLSYLPKPKVPNTNVTLQTIRGTKVAVNQRTSDAISSSAAGFNAIPMILEQLVCLQQQQLQQIQLTEQIRIQIAMMAPHALHPSIAAAADPLKALGAHMSQQLSAAVALIGQKAGSQSLSLESLKQGKLPHSNTGIAAASSLAAGLSSSFPLKPEGSRGLPGSISQFPNPLLPQSSGSVIFQNPLSAVSSVMDSSKKGKGKPPNISVSESKPNTEEPFFKHKCKFCGKVFGNDSALQIHLRSHTGERPYKCNICGNRFTTKGNLKVHFQRHKDKYPHIKMNPYPVPEHLDNVPTSTGIPYGMSVPLDESNLIVDSKPLLTTLPTSAASGTPQAISSLAGIKEALPGTFSSELQSRPSPESEGGSSSSGAVGHESGTEQSLSSPQAACSVSIFHVGGSNEQGSETSKLQQLVENIDKSTSDPNECLICHRVLSCQSSLKMHYRTHTGERPFKCKICGRAFSTKGNLKTHYGVHRANTPLKMQHSCPICQKKFTNAVVLQQHIRMHMGGQIPNTPMPEPPCDTEGDPALPEKNGDIGRPEEIVESIDMEDDMDSQDGPRSSSKPPTPYDAQSESPAAAASFSGAAALESQMKMVGSSLSLQRQSSLKSSDNGSAESDGMTNDSSSVVGDADYQNGRSPAASEAASLQAPSPANSQAESVRSKSPAFTSQEDSGTGSKAEGAENAPAEVEGVVGALDLTYGNIGRKVIKEEPGLHFANGEYGRSSIPAAFVRAPPALIKMELPSDRPLSTGPFIGPPALSPGVAPLLVPRPKFCRPAKQHICTTCGKNFSSASALQIHERTHTGEKPFACTICGRAFTTKGNLKVHVGTHMWNNSARRGRRLSIDNPMALLGNDPKKVSEMFPKEMVAPSVSIDPAVWNQYAAVLSNGLAVKANEISVIQSGALPALPVPLPGGSPLNSAPAAKAEPAQAGAAEAEKAGAAAADSVPKHQFPLFLEENKIAVS, encoded by the exons ggAGTCCACAAGACGTCCCAGGTGATAGAGATGGTGAAATGAGTTCCAAAAGGTGCCGCACGGAGGAAACCAAAATCTGCGAGAAATGCTGTGCAGAATTCTTTGTTCTCTCTGAATTCCTTGAGCATAAGAAAAATTGCACTAAAAACCCGCCTGTTCTGATCATGAACGACAGCGAGGGAGCGGTGCCCCCTGAGAGCTTCCCCGAGGCTCCTCTGGGGCCCTTCCCGAGCGACCGCATGGACGGCAGGGCGCGCAAGGACATTCAGGCCAAGGGCTGCGCTGCCTCCgtggaaaagagagaaggaaaaatggatGCTGAGCCGGTGGGAGGAATGTACCTTAAAATAGAGCCCCCCCTGACGCCTGCGGCCCCCGGCCTGAGCTATCTACCAAAACCCAAGGTACCGAACACTAACGTGACCCTGCAGACCATCCGTGGCACTAAGGTGGCCGTGAACCAGCGGACGTCGGACGCCATCTCCTCCTCGGCGGCCGGGTTCAACGCCATCCCCAtgatcctggagcagctggtgtgcctgcagcagcagcagctccagcagatccaGCTGACGGAGCAGATCCGCATCCAGATCGCCATGATGGCTCCCCACGCCCTGCACCCCTCCATcgcagctgctgctgacccGCTCAAGGCTCTGGGTGCCCACATGTCCCAGCAGCTCTCGGCTGCCGTGGCTTTAATCGGACAGAAGGCTGGGAGCCAGAGCCTATCCCTGGAATCCTTGAAGCAAGGAAAACTACCTCATTCTAACACTGGCATTGCGGCCGCCAGCTCGCTGGCTGCTgggctctcctcctccttccccctgaAGCCAGAGGGGAGCCGCGGCCTGCCCGGCTCCATCTCTCAGTTCCCAAATCCTCTGCTACCTCAGTCCTCCGGCTCGGTCATCTTCCAGAACCCGCTTTCGGCCGTCTCGTCCGTGATGGATTCCTCAAAGAAGGGCAAGGGGAAACCGCCCAACATCAGCGTGTCTGAAAGCAAACCCAACACGGAGGAGCCGTTCTTCAAACACAAGTGTAAATTCTGTGGGAAGGTCTTTGGCAACGACAGTGCCCTGCAGATCCACCTCCGCTCCCACACCGGGGAAAGGCCCTATAAGTGTAACATCTGTGGGAACCGCTTCACCACCAAAGGAAACCTCAAAGTGCATTTTCAGCGTCACAAAGACAAGTACCCCCACATAAAGATGAATCCTTACCCAGTTCCTGAGCACCTGGACAATGTCCCTACCAGCACTGGAATTCCGTACGGGATGTCTGTGCCGCTGGATGAATCCAACCTGATTGTGGACAGCAAACCTCTCCTAACAACTCTGCCTACCTCTGCGGCCAGCGGCACACCTCAGGCCATCTCCAGCCTGGCGGGCATCAAGGAGGCTCTGCCTGGTACGTTCTCCAGTGAGCTGCAGTCGAGGCCCTCTCCCGAAAGCGAGGGTGGCTCCTCCTCGTCGGGGGCGGTCGGCCACGAGTCGGGGACGGAGCAGAGCTTGAGCTCACCACAAGCTGCCTGCAGCGTGAGCATCTTCCACGTAGGTGGGTCAAACGAGCAAGGCTCAGAGACATCCAAGCTCCAGCAGCTCGTTGAAAATATCGACAAGTCCACTTCTGACCCCAACGAGTGCCTGATCTGCCACAGAGTGCTGAGCTGCCAGAGCTCGCTGAAGATGCATTACCGCAcccacaccggggagaggccgTTCAAGTGCAAGATCTGTGGCCGTGCCTTCTCCACTAAAGGCAACCTCAAAACCCACTATGGTGTCCACCGGGCCAACACCCCCTTGAAGATGCAGCACTCGTGTCCCATTTGCCAGAAGAAGTTTACGAACGCcgtggtgctgcagcagcacatccgCATGCACATGGGCGGGCAGATCCCCAACACCCCCATGCCAGAGCCCCCCTGCGACACCGAGGGGGATCCTGCCCTGCCCGAGAAGAACGGAGACATCGGGCGCCCGGAGGAGATCGTGGAAAGCATAGACATGGAAGACGACATGGACTCTCAGGATGGCCCCAGGAGCTCCTCCAAACCTCCCACTCCCTATGATGCACAATCAGAGTcgcctgctgcagctgcctccttcTCTGGGGCTGCAGCGCTGGAGAGCCAGATGAAGATGGTGGGCTCCTCGCTGAGCTTGCAGCGGCAGAGCAGTCTGAAGTCCAGCGACAACGGCTCGGCAGAGAGCGATGGCATGACCAACGACTCGTCCTCGGTGGTGGGCGATGCCGACTACCAGAAcggccgcagccccgccgccTCCGAGGCCGCCTCGCTGCAGGCACCGTCCCCAGCCAACAGCCAGGCTGAGAGCGTCAGGTCCAAGTCACCTGCCTTCACCAGCCAGGAGGATTCGGGCACGGGGAGTAAAGCTGAGGGCGCTGAGAACGCTCCTGCAGAAGTGGAAGGGGTTGTGGGAGCTTTGGATTTAACGTACGGCAACATCGGGCGGAAGGTCATCAAGGAGGAGCCTGGGCTACACTTTGCTAATGGAGAATATG GTCGCAGCAGTATCCCAGCTGCGTTTGTCAGAGCCCCACCAGCCCTGATAAAAATGGAGCTGCCCAGCGATCGCCCCCTCAGCACCGGCCCCTTCATCGgccccccagctctgtcccccgGGGTCGCCCCTCTGCTGGTGCCGCGCCCCAAGTTCTGCCGTCCTGCCAAACAGCACATCTGCACTACCTGTGGCAAGAACTTCTCCTCTGCCAGCGCCCTGCAGATCCACGAGCGCACCCACACCGGGGAGAAGCCCTTTGCCTGCACCATCTGTGGGAGAGCCTTCACCACCAAGGGCAACCTGAAG GTCCACGTAGGAACCCACATGTGGAACAACTCAGCCAGGCGGGGCAGGCGCCTGTCCATCGACAACCCCATGGCCCTGCTGGGCAACGACCCCAAGAAGGTGTCGGAGATGTTCCCCAAGGAGATGGTGGCGCCCTCGGTGAGCATCGACCCCGCCGTGTGGAACCAGTACGCGGCCGTGCTCAGCAACGGGCTGGCCGTGAAGGCCAACGAGATCTCGGTGATCCAGAGCGGGGccctgcccgccctgcccgTGCCCCTGCCCGGGGGCTCGCCCCTGAACTCTGCCCCGGCCGCCAAGGCAGAGCCGGCCCAGGCTGGCGCTGCCGAGGCGGAGAAGGCgggcgctgctgctgcagacagtgtGCCAAAACACCAGTTCCCTCTCTTCCTGGAGGAGAACAAAATCGCCGTCAGCTAA